One genomic window of Streptomyces sp. WP-1 includes the following:
- the trpM gene encoding tryptophan biosynthesis modulator TrpM codes for MTATMTTADRYARLARGCRPRGCRAPARRVHGRRVRYVIGDEPGQVNGMRWHRPTFRGAGQSRMRLRRVSATSH; via the coding sequence ATGACTGCGACCATGACGACCGCGGACCGCTACGCGCGCCTCGCCCGCGGCTGCCGCCCCCGCGGCTGCCGCGCACCCGCGCGCCGCGTCCACGGCCGCCGGGTCCGCTACGTCATCGGCGACGAACCGGGGCAGGTCAACGGCATGCGATGGCACCGGCCGACCTTCAGGGGCGCGGGGCAGAGTCGAATGCGGCTCCGTCGCGTGAGCGCGACGAGTCACTGA
- the trpC gene encoding indole-3-glycerol phosphate synthase TrpC, translating into MSVLDEIIDGVRADLAERQARVSLDELKERAAKAPAAKDGVAALKGDGVKVICEVKRSSPSKGALAAIADPAGLAADYEAGGAAVISVLTEQRRFGGSLADLEAVRARVDIPVLRKDFIVTSYQLWEARAYGADLVLLIVAALEQPALESLIERAVSIGLTPLVEVHDEDEVERAVAAGARIIGVNARDLKTLEVDRGTFERVAPEVPEGIVKVAESGVRGPHDLIAYANAGADAVLVGESLVTGRDPRTAVSDMVAAGEHPALRHGRD; encoded by the coding sequence GTGAGTGTGCTCGACGAGATCATCGACGGAGTCCGTGCCGACCTCGCGGAGCGGCAGGCACGCGTCAGCCTCGACGAGCTCAAGGAGCGCGCGGCCAAAGCACCCGCCGCCAAGGACGGGGTGGCCGCGCTCAAGGGCGACGGCGTCAAGGTGATCTGCGAGGTCAAGCGCTCCAGCCCCTCCAAGGGCGCGCTGGCCGCGATCGCCGACCCGGCGGGCCTTGCCGCCGACTACGAGGCGGGCGGCGCGGCCGTCATCTCCGTCCTCACCGAACAGCGCCGCTTCGGCGGTTCCCTCGCCGACCTGGAGGCCGTCCGCGCCCGCGTGGACATCCCGGTGCTGCGCAAGGACTTCATCGTCACCTCGTACCAGCTGTGGGAGGCCCGCGCGTACGGCGCCGACCTCGTCCTGCTGATCGTGGCCGCCCTGGAGCAGCCCGCCCTGGAGTCCCTGATCGAGCGCGCCGTCTCCATCGGCCTCACCCCGCTGGTCGAGGTGCACGACGAGGACGAGGTCGAGCGCGCCGTGGCCGCGGGGGCCCGGATCATCGGTGTCAACGCGCGCGACCTCAAGACCCTGGAGGTGGACCGCGGCACCTTCGAGCGGGTCGCCCCGGAGGTGCCCGAGGGCATCGTCAAGGTCGCCGAGTCCGGCGTGCGCGGCCCGCACGACCTGATCGCCTACGCCAACGCCGGCGCCGACGCCGTCCTGGTGGGCGAGTCCCTGGTCACCGGCCGCGACCCGAGGACCGCCGTCTCCGACATGGTCGCCGCCGGCGAGCACCCCGCGCTGCGGCACGGCCGCGACTGA
- a CDS encoding DUF2752 domain-containing protein: MPDVTAADRPAPPAASFPATRTGLGPPAPVPFSSPDARPWSAPPAAAPPAPRWRRLATPAGALSAVAGAFAYVGTVDPNHPGHYPVCPLYRFTGLYCPGCGGLRSAHAFVHGDLTAALHDNAPAVAGYFLFAALWAVWVVRAWRGRPARLAPGNAQMWAIGALLLVFTVVRNLPSGAWLHP; encoded by the coding sequence ATGCCTGACGTGACCGCCGCCGACCGACCGGCCCCGCCCGCCGCGTCCTTCCCCGCCACCCGCACCGGCCTCGGGCCGCCCGCCCCGGTGCCGTTCTCGTCGCCGGACGCCCGCCCCTGGTCCGCACCCCCTGCCGCCGCTCCGCCGGCCCCCCGGTGGCGGCGTCTCGCCACCCCCGCCGGTGCGCTCTCGGCCGTCGCCGGTGCCTTCGCCTATGTCGGGACCGTCGACCCGAACCACCCCGGCCACTACCCGGTCTGCCCCCTCTACCGGTTCACCGGCCTGTACTGCCCCGGCTGCGGCGGGCTGCGCAGCGCGCACGCGTTCGTGCACGGCGACCTGACGGCGGCGCTGCACGACAACGCGCCCGCCGTGGCCGGCTACTTCCTCTTCGCGGCGCTGTGGGCGGTCTGGGTCGTACGGGCGTGGCGCGGCCGTCCCGCACGGCTCGCGCCGGGCAACGCCCAGATGTGGGCCATCGGCGCGCTGCTGCTGGTGTTCACCGTGGTCCGCAATCTGCCGTCCGGCGCCTGGCTGCACCCCTGA
- a CDS encoding HGxxPAAW family protein, which translates to MAGSSHGHGHTPAAWTGVIISFVGFLVAGAFMVMADPIGFWVGMALIIGGAIVGGIMKAMGLGDSQKPLAMVGAPIAAREPVAVES; encoded by the coding sequence ATGGCGGGCAGCAGCCACGGCCACGGTCACACCCCGGCCGCCTGGACCGGCGTCATCATTTCCTTCGTCGGCTTCCTGGTCGCCGGCGCCTTCATGGTGATGGCCGACCCCATCGGCTTCTGGGTCGGCATGGCCCTCATCATCGGCGGCGCGATCGTCGGCGGCATCATGAAGGCCATGGGCCTCGGCGACAGCCAGAAGCCCCTCGCGATGGTCGGCGCCCCCATCGCCGCGCGCGAGCCCGTCGCGGTGGAGAGCTGA
- the trpB gene encoding tryptophan synthase subunit beta produces the protein MPSNYFFPDPEGQVPSSEGYFGAFGGKFIPEALVAAVDEVAVEYDKARQDPEFARELDDLMVNYTGRPSALTEVPRFAEHAGGARVFLKREDLNHTGSHKINNVLGQALLTRRMGKTRVIAETGAGQHGVATATACALFGLDCTIYMGEIDTERQALNVARMRMLGAEVVAVKSGSRTLKDAINEAFRDWVANVDRTHYLFGTVAGPHPFPAMVRDFHRVIGVEARRQILERAGRLPDAAVACVGGGSNAIGLFHAFVPDEGVRLIGCEPAGHGIDTGEHAATLTAGEPGILHGSRSYVLQDEEGQITEPYSISAGLDYPGIGPEHAYLKDSGRGEYRAVTDDAAMQALRLLSRTEGIIPAIESAHALAGALDVGKELGPDGLIVVNLSGRGDKDMDTAARYFGLYDTDAEVAADAAATAEIEGDAK, from the coding sequence ATGCCCAGCAACTACTTCTTCCCCGACCCGGAGGGTCAGGTCCCCAGCTCCGAGGGCTACTTCGGAGCGTTCGGCGGCAAGTTCATCCCGGAGGCCCTCGTCGCCGCCGTGGACGAGGTCGCCGTCGAGTACGACAAGGCCAGGCAGGACCCCGAGTTCGCCCGCGAACTGGACGACCTGATGGTCAACTACACCGGCCGCCCCTCGGCGCTCACCGAGGTGCCCCGGTTCGCCGAACACGCCGGTGGCGCGCGGGTGTTCCTCAAGCGCGAGGACCTGAACCACACCGGCTCGCACAAGATCAACAACGTGCTCGGCCAGGCGCTGCTCACCAGGCGCATGGGCAAGACCCGTGTCATCGCCGAGACCGGCGCGGGCCAGCACGGCGTCGCCACCGCCACCGCCTGCGCGCTGTTCGGCCTCGACTGCACCATCTACATGGGCGAGATCGACACCGAGCGCCAGGCCCTGAACGTGGCCCGGATGCGCATGCTCGGCGCCGAGGTGGTGGCCGTGAAGTCCGGCAGCCGCACCCTCAAGGACGCCATCAACGAGGCGTTCCGGGACTGGGTCGCCAACGTCGACCGCACCCACTACCTGTTCGGCACCGTCGCGGGCCCCCACCCCTTCCCGGCCATGGTCCGCGACTTCCACCGGGTCATCGGCGTCGAGGCCCGCCGCCAGATCCTGGAGCGCGCGGGCCGCCTGCCCGACGCGGCCGTCGCCTGCGTCGGCGGCGGCTCCAACGCCATCGGCCTCTTCCACGCCTTCGTGCCCGACGAAGGCGTCCGCCTCATCGGCTGCGAGCCGGCGGGCCACGGCATCGACACCGGCGAGCACGCGGCGACCCTGACCGCGGGCGAGCCCGGCATCCTGCACGGCTCCCGCTCCTACGTCCTCCAGGACGAGGAGGGCCAGATCACCGAGCCGTACTCGATCTCGGCCGGTCTGGACTACCCCGGCATCGGGCCCGAGCACGCCTACCTCAAGGACTCGGGCCGCGGCGAGTACCGCGCGGTCACCGACGACGCCGCGATGCAGGCCCTGCGCCTGCTGTCGCGCACCGAGGGCATCATCCCGGCCATCGAGAGCGCCCACGCCCTCGCGGGCGCCCTGGACGTCGGCAAGGAGCTGGGCCCGGACGGGCTGATCGTCGTCAACCTCTCCGGCCGCGGCGACAAGGACATGGACACCGCGGCCCGCTACTTCGGGCTGTACGACACCGACGCCGAGGTGGCCGCGGACGCCGCCGCCACCGCCGAGATCGAGGGGGACGCCAAGTGA